The Vitis riparia cultivar Riparia Gloire de Montpellier isolate 1030 chromosome 10, EGFV_Vit.rip_1.0, whole genome shotgun sequence genome includes a region encoding these proteins:
- the LOC117923267 gene encoding uncharacterized protein LOC117923267, with protein sequence HSPNLNFDSNSQNQEKRRGSLLQQQQMKEDLEMGEELMQQLRSRATELLLREEWNESVQAYSHFISLCQQHISRIHQHSDPDHLFKLQKSLCLALSNRAEARSRLRDLANALQDCDGALKIECTHFKTLLCKGKILLGLNRYSLALDCFKAALLDPQAGLKCGALEGYLERCKKLEHQSRTGAFDLSDWVVNGFRGKFPELAEYIGAVQIMKSEISGRGLFATKNVDAGTLVLVTKAIATERCILPEQNDDSADNIQLVMWKNFIDKVVESASKCKRLHHLISVLSSGEDEDVLEVPDVNLFRPETEESGLSMGKLDMGKILSILDVNSLVEDATSAKVLGKNSDYYGVGLWILPAFINHSCNPNARRLHVGDHVIVHASRDVKAGEEITFAYFDVLSPWRKRTDMAKTWGFQCNCKRCKFEEQLCSKMEIQEIQMGLERGLDMGDAVYRLEEGMRRWMVKGKEKGYLRASFWAAYSEAYESEKTIKRWGRRIPAVEAVVDGVLEAVGSDERVLKAFMAGLKRSGGGGVVEIERAMKLARGVYGKVVKKQAMRTLISLGY encoded by the coding sequence CATTCCCCAAATTTAAATTTCGATAGTAATTcccaaaatcaagaaaagagAAGAGGGAGTCTCCTGCAGCAGCAGCAGATGAAAGAAGATCTGGAGATGGGAGAAGAGCTGATGCAGCAGCTCAGATCCAGAGCTACAGAGCTCCTCCTCAGAGAAGAATGGAACGAGTCCGTACAAGCCTACTCTCATTTCATCTCTCTCTGCCAACAGCACATCTCACGTATCCATCAACACTCTGATCCCGATCATCTcttcaaactccaaaaatccctCTGCTTAGCCCTTTCCAACCGGGCTGAAGCCCGGTCTCGGCTGCGTGATTTGGCCAATGCTCTCCAAGATTGTGATGGAGCACTTAAAATTGAGTGCACCCATTTCAAGACTCTGCTCTGCAAAGGTAAAATCTTGCTTGGTCTCAATAGATACTCCTTGGCATTGGACTGCTTCAAAGCAGCTCTTCTTGATCCTCAGGCTGGTTTGAAATGTGGAGCCCTTGAAGGGTACTTGGAGAGATGCAAGAAACTTGAGCATCAGTCAAGGACTGGAGCCTTTGACCTCTCTGATTGGGTCGTAAATGGGTTTCGTGGAAAGTTTCCGGAACTGGCAGAGTACATTGGTGCAGTGCAGATTATGAAGTCTGAGATTAGTGGGCGTGGCCTGTTTGCAACAAAGAACGTTGATGCTGGGACTTTAGTCTTGGTTACCAAGGCAATTGCTACAGAAAGGTGCATTTTACCGGAGCAGAATGATGATTCGGCGGATAATATACAGTTGGTCATGTGGAAgaattttattgataaagttgTTGAATCGGCATCAAAATGCAAGAGACTCCATCATTTAATTTCGGTGCTATCCAGTGGGGAAGATGAGGATGTGCTTGAGGTTCCTGATGTGAATCTCTTTAGGCCTGAGACAGAGGAGAGTGGCCTCTCAATGGGAAAGCTGGATATGGGCAAAATTTTAAGCATCTTGGATGTGAATTCCCTAGTTGAGGATGCGACCTCAGCTAAAGTTTTGGGGAAGAATAGTGATTACTATGGTGTGGGGTTATGGATACTGCCTGCATTCATCAACCATTCATGTAACCCCAATGCGAGGCGCTTGCATGTGGGGGATCATGTAATAGTTCATGCTTCCAGAGATGTCAAGGCAGGGGAAGAGATCACATTCGCATACTTTGATGTGCTCTCACCCTGGAGAAAGCGCACGGATATGGCCAAGACATGGGGATTCCAGTGTAATTGCAAGAGGTGCAAGTTTGAAGAGCAGTTATGCTCCAAAATGGAGATACAAGAGATCCAGATGGGACTTGAAAGAGGACTTGACATGGGTGATGCAGTTTATAGGCTAGAAGAAGGTATGAGGAGATGGATGGTGAAGGGAAAGGAGAAAGGGTATTTGAGGGCATCCTTCTGGGCTGCCTACTCTGAAGCTTATGAGTCTGAGAAAACGATAAAGAGGTGGGGTAGGCGGATTCCAGCAGTAGAGGCTGTGGTGGATGGTGTTTTGGAAGCTGTGGGAAGTGATGAGAGGGTTTTGAAGGCCTTTATGGCTGGACTGAAGAGAAGTGGTGGAGGTGGGGTAGTGGAAATAGAGAGAGCAATGAAGTTAGCAAGAGGCGTATATGGTAAGGTGGTGAAGAAACAGGCAATGAGGACTCTTATTTCGCTTGGCTATTAG
- the LOC117922966 gene encoding uncharacterized protein LOC117922966 isoform X2, protein MQLIQMMKHLQPRARVHLPMEDEEEMQDTNSQDKSNEKVNMQNNEGEGKASGDTEPEKVAGMEKEGTEKSGEEETDNKTAEINEWANIGKERKETPPLLTRWLLTRNYCRLSDFFTRTKWATLGNLCIVHSWRATQEGTIA, encoded by the exons ATGCAGCTCATCCAGATGATGAAACACCTGCAACCAAGGGCAAGAGTACATCTGCCGatggaagatgaagaagaaatgCAGGACACAAACTCTCAAGACAAG AGCAATGAAAAGGTAAATATGCAGAATAATGAAGGGGAAGGAAAGGCCAGTGGAGATACTGAGCCTGAAAAAGTGGCAGGGATGGAAAAGGAAGGCACTGAGAAATCTGGTGAGGAGGAAACTGACAATAAAACTGCAGAAATAAATGAATGGGCCAATATTGgaaaagagaggaaagaaaCTCCTCCATTGTTAACAAGGTGGCTGTTGACAAGGAACTACTGCAG GCTTTCAGATTTTTTTACCAGAACCAAGTGGGCTACATTAGG GAATTTGTGCATAGTGCACTCTTGGAGAGCAACACAGGAAGGGACGATTGCATGA
- the LOC117922966 gene encoding uncharacterized protein LOC117922966 isoform X3 codes for MQLIQMMKHLQPRARVHLPMEDEEEMQDTNSQDKSNEKVNMQNNEGEGKASGDTEPEKVAGMEKEGTEKSGEEETDNKTAEINEWANIGKERKETPPLLTRWLLTRNYCRNLCIVHSWRATQEGTIA; via the exons ATGCAGCTCATCCAGATGATGAAACACCTGCAACCAAGGGCAAGAGTACATCTGCCGatggaagatgaagaagaaatgCAGGACACAAACTCTCAAGACAAG AGCAATGAAAAGGTAAATATGCAGAATAATGAAGGGGAAGGAAAGGCCAGTGGAGATACTGAGCCTGAAAAAGTGGCAGGGATGGAAAAGGAAGGCACTGAGAAATCTGGTGAGGAGGAAACTGACAATAAAACTGCAGAAATAAATGAATGGGCCAATATTGgaaaagagaggaaagaaaCTCCTCCATTGTTAACAAGGTGGCTGTTGACAAGGAACTACTGCAG GAATTTGTGCATAGTGCACTCTTGGAGAGCAACACAGGAAGGGACGATTGCATGA
- the LOC117922966 gene encoding uncharacterized protein LOC117922966 isoform X4: MQLIQMMKHLQPRARVHLPMEDEEEMQDTNSQDKSNEKVNMQNNEGEGKASGDTEPEKVAGMEKEGTEKSGEEETDNKTAEINEWANIGKERKETPPLLTRWLLTRNYCRLSDFFTRTKWATLG; the protein is encoded by the exons ATGCAGCTCATCCAGATGATGAAACACCTGCAACCAAGGGCAAGAGTACATCTGCCGatggaagatgaagaagaaatgCAGGACACAAACTCTCAAGACAAG AGCAATGAAAAGGTAAATATGCAGAATAATGAAGGGGAAGGAAAGGCCAGTGGAGATACTGAGCCTGAAAAAGTGGCAGGGATGGAAAAGGAAGGCACTGAGAAATCTGGTGAGGAGGAAACTGACAATAAAACTGCAGAAATAAATGAATGGGCCAATATTGgaaaagagaggaaagaaaCTCCTCCATTGTTAACAAGGTGGCTGTTGACAAGGAACTACTGCAG GCTTTCAGATTTTTTTACCAGAACCAAGTGGGCTACATTAGG gtaa
- the LOC117922966 gene encoding uncharacterized protein LOC117922966 isoform X1, with the protein MQLIQMMKHLQPRARVHLPMEDEEEMQDTNSQDKSNEKVNMQNNEGEGKASGDTEPEKVAGMEKEGTEKSGEEETDNKTAEINEWANIGKERKETPPLLTRWLLTRNYCRYIPRSFPLSLAVTPSIWTSRLHTVHHSLMPLFLTYTGFQIFLPEPSGLH; encoded by the exons ATGCAGCTCATCCAGATGATGAAACACCTGCAACCAAGGGCAAGAGTACATCTGCCGatggaagatgaagaagaaatgCAGGACACAAACTCTCAAGACAAG AGCAATGAAAAGGTAAATATGCAGAATAATGAAGGGGAAGGAAAGGCCAGTGGAGATACTGAGCCTGAAAAAGTGGCAGGGATGGAAAAGGAAGGCACTGAGAAATCTGGTGAGGAGGAAACTGACAATAAAACTGCAGAAATAAATGAATGGGCCAATATTGgaaaagagaggaaagaaaCTCCTCCATTGTTAACAAGGTGGCTGTTGACAAGGAACTACTGCAGGTACATTCCTAGAAGCTTTCCACTCTCCCTTGCTGTCACCCCTTCCATTTGGACAAGTAGATTACACACTGTTCATCACTCATTGATGCCTCTTTTCTTAACTTATACAGGCTTTCAGATTTTTTTACCAGAACCAAGTGGGCTACATTAG